The following proteins are encoded in a genomic region of Nitrospiraceae bacterium:
- a CDS encoding DUF3015 family protein, whose translation MSNYFGHLYRFLIRLWIAPAIGHYLLPVTVAEGDISESQKQQHPFQAFQGLCIAMVMGGFLTGCITDATVDLTKAPFDASTELTDASTESITRLTDGTSQATTDLTEPTREFLSSTTPGAWFNADGMLNPDHKKIAFVVVNFDNLQEDMARGSGEYLVSLSKLMGVPPDSRDSFLQSAQRQHAYIFDESPSRPESFRRLIKTLRVTSSYS comes from the coding sequence ACTATTTTGGTCACCTCTATCGTTTTCTTATAAGGCTGTGGATAGCACCGGCAATCGGCCACTATCTCTTGCCCGTCACTGTTGCAGAAGGGGACATCAGTGAAAGCCAGAAGCAGCAGCATCCCTTCCAGGCATTCCAGGGCCTGTGTATCGCCATGGTCATGGGCGGGTTTCTCACGGGATGTATAACCGATGCCACGGTGGATTTGACCAAAGCCCCGTTTGATGCCTCCACCGAGCTGACTGACGCCTCGACAGAATCGATTACCAGATTGACCGATGGAACCAGCCAAGCGACAACCGACCTCACCGAGCCCACCAGAGAATTTCTCTCCAGCACGACCCCCGGAGCGTGGTTCAATGCCGATGGCATGCTTAATCCTGACCATAAAAAGATCGCGTTTGTGGTCGTCAACTTCGATAATTTGCAAGAGGATATGGCCAGAGGATCCGGAGAATACCTGGTCTCTCTTTCTAAGTTAATGGGCGTCCCTCCGGACTCTCGAGACAGTTTCCTGCAATCCGCGCAACGCCAACATGCCTATATTTTTGATGAGAGCCCATCCCGTCCGGAATCGTTTAGACGCCTGATCAAAACGTTACGCGTGACGTCATCCTACTCGTAG